The following proteins are co-located in the Hevea brasiliensis isolate MT/VB/25A 57/8 chromosome 11, ASM3005281v1, whole genome shotgun sequence genome:
- the LOC110658010 gene encoding uncharacterized protein At4g33100, with product MGFIKREKKAPSSSSSTSPCAHLRAAYYNCFNRWYSEKFVKGKWEKEECVSEWQKYRACLSEHLDDKHLSRFLEAEIIPADLANPVDGAAAGVPQ from the exons ATGGGTTTTattaagagagaaaagaaagctccatcttcttcttcttcaacatCGCCATGTGCTCATCTCAGAGCTGCTTACTACAATTGCTTCAACAG GTGGTACTCAGAGAAGTTTGTGAAGGGTAAATGGGAAAAGGAGGAATGCGTTTCTGAGTGGCAGAAATATAGAGCATGCCTCTCT GAACATTTGGATGATAAACATCTGAGTCGCTTCTTGGAAGCTGAAATCATTCCAGCTGATTTGGCAAATCCAGTTGATGGTGCTGCTGCTGGTGTTCCCCAGTAA